The Stigmatopora argus isolate UIUO_Sarg chromosome 16, RoL_Sarg_1.0, whole genome shotgun sequence genome has a window encoding:
- the LOC144090565 gene encoding transcription factor 7-like 1 isoform X1, with amino-acid sequence MEKLREEFEQIVGELEWQDVAATLQELCSNVMSEPNPNTSPHLPNQNPSSAHALSPVFGLSLDARHPQPARLPTRLPFIPPAQLVALPSMRYGPQFNPYIMQPFYLSRQPGGPFRHQFLPCQVPSHVVQGQGPFTFTSPPTQPKKNLPVVPLPEGATLRAVGMLNGEVLYAAVDASQAAPPPISATSFTAKRTCKRRRKLPGVKKPPNAFMCFLREQRLAMKTQLENMDSAAVNKLLAQLWTSLNKEQQAKYYEQAFVQKKLHEQMSSEASSGDQDKSQGPKNKRQRVSTAAHNEANAWDAAAADGPASSPSSSPVSPSSSSSSLSPSSSSSTSPASSRSSSPSSLPEATAEADDCAASPPAAATTQRPPSDADKRANSGDESDIDGMDAQLLHLLGCC; translated from the exons ATGGAGAAGCTGAGGGAAGAGTTCGAGCAGATCGTGGGCGAACTGGAGTGGCAGGACGTGGCCGCCACGCTGCAGGAGTTGTGCTCCAACGTCATGTCCGAACCGAATCCCAACACTTCTCCTCACCTTCCCAACCAAAACCCCTCCTCCGCCCACGCCCTGTCGCCCGTATTCGGGCTGTCGCTGGACGCCCGCCACCCCCAACCGGCTCGCTTGCCCACCCGGCTCCCGTTCATCCCGCCAGCTCAGTTAGTGGCGCTTCCCAGTATGAGATACGGGCCGCAGTTCAATCCCTACATTATGCAGCCCTTTTACCTCAGCCGCCAGCCGGGCGGTCCTTTCCGTCACCAG TTTTTACCGTGCCAGGTACCATCACATGTCGTCCAAGGTCAGGGGCCCTTCACCTTCACCAGTCCGCCAACGCAGCcg aaaaaaaacttgcctGTTGTGCCGCTGCCCGAAGGGGCCACTCTGCGCGCCGTCGGAATGCT GAACGGCGAAGTATTGTACGCGGCGGTGGACGCCTCGCAGGCCGCGCCTCCTCCCATTTCTGCGACATCTTTCAC TGCCAAAAGGACATGCAAACGACGACGCAAGCTTCCCGGCGTCAAAAAGCCGCCCAACGCGTTCATGTGCTTCCTTCGGGAACAGCGCCTGGCCATGAAGACCCAATTGGAGAATATGGACAGTGCGGCTGTCAATAAGTTGCTGGCACAGCTG TGGACGTCGCTAAACAAAGAGCAGCAGGCCAAATACTACGAGCAGGCCTTCGTGCAGAAAAAGCTCCACGAGCAAATGTCATCCGAAGCATCCAGCGGCGACCAAGACAAAAGCCAA GGCCCAAAGAACAAGAGGCAGCGTGTCAGCACAG CAGCCCACAACGAGGCCAATGCCTGggatgccgccgccgccgacggaCCCGCCTCGTCCCCCTCGTCCTCCCCCGTGTccccttcctcctcttcctcctcactCTCAccttcctcatcctcctccacctcccccGCGTCGTCCCGATCGTCTTCCCCGTCCTCGTTGCCCGAAGCCACGGCCGAGGCGGACGACTGCGCCGCCtcgccgcccgccgccgccacgaCGCAGCGCCCTCCTTCCGACGCCGACAAACGCGCCAACTCGGGCGACGAGTCCGACATCGACGGCATGGACGCGCAACTTCTGCATCTACTCGGATGCTGTTGA
- the LOC144090565 gene encoding transcription factor 7-like 1 isoform X2 has protein sequence MEKLREEFEQIVGELEWQDVAATLQELCSNVMSEPNPNTSPHLPNQNPSSAHALSPVFGLSLDARHPQPARLPTRLPFIPPAQLVALPSMRYGPQFNPYIMQPFYLSRQPGGPFRHQFLPCQVPSHVVQGQGPFTFTSPPTQPKKNLPVVPLPEGATLRAVGMLNGEVLYAAVDASQAAPPPISATSFTAKRTCKRRRKLPGVKKPPNAFMCFLREQRLAMKTQLENMDSAAVNKLLAQLWTSLNKEQQAKYYEQAFVQKKLHEQMSSEASSGDQDKSQGPKNKRQRVSTAHNEANAWDAAAADGPASSPSSSPVSPSSSSSSLSPSSSSSTSPASSRSSSPSSLPEATAEADDCAASPPAAATTQRPPSDADKRANSGDESDIDGMDAQLLHLLGCC, from the exons ATGGAGAAGCTGAGGGAAGAGTTCGAGCAGATCGTGGGCGAACTGGAGTGGCAGGACGTGGCCGCCACGCTGCAGGAGTTGTGCTCCAACGTCATGTCCGAACCGAATCCCAACACTTCTCCTCACCTTCCCAACCAAAACCCCTCCTCCGCCCACGCCCTGTCGCCCGTATTCGGGCTGTCGCTGGACGCCCGCCACCCCCAACCGGCTCGCTTGCCCACCCGGCTCCCGTTCATCCCGCCAGCTCAGTTAGTGGCGCTTCCCAGTATGAGATACGGGCCGCAGTTCAATCCCTACATTATGCAGCCCTTTTACCTCAGCCGCCAGCCGGGCGGTCCTTTCCGTCACCAG TTTTTACCGTGCCAGGTACCATCACATGTCGTCCAAGGTCAGGGGCCCTTCACCTTCACCAGTCCGCCAACGCAGCcg aaaaaaaacttgcctGTTGTGCCGCTGCCCGAAGGGGCCACTCTGCGCGCCGTCGGAATGCT GAACGGCGAAGTATTGTACGCGGCGGTGGACGCCTCGCAGGCCGCGCCTCCTCCCATTTCTGCGACATCTTTCAC TGCCAAAAGGACATGCAAACGACGACGCAAGCTTCCCGGCGTCAAAAAGCCGCCCAACGCGTTCATGTGCTTCCTTCGGGAACAGCGCCTGGCCATGAAGACCCAATTGGAGAATATGGACAGTGCGGCTGTCAATAAGTTGCTGGCACAGCTG TGGACGTCGCTAAACAAAGAGCAGCAGGCCAAATACTACGAGCAGGCCTTCGTGCAGAAAAAGCTCCACGAGCAAATGTCATCCGAAGCATCCAGCGGCGACCAAGACAAAAGCCAA GGCCCAAAGAACAAGAGGCAGCGTGTCAGCACAG CCCACAACGAGGCCAATGCCTGggatgccgccgccgccgacggaCCCGCCTCGTCCCCCTCGTCCTCCCCCGTGTccccttcctcctcttcctcctcactCTCAccttcctcatcctcctccacctcccccGCGTCGTCCCGATCGTCTTCCCCGTCCTCGTTGCCCGAAGCCACGGCCGAGGCGGACGACTGCGCCGCCtcgccgcccgccgccgccacgaCGCAGCGCCCTCCTTCCGACGCCGACAAACGCGCCAACTCGGGCGACGAGTCCGACATCGACGGCATGGACGCGCAACTTCTGCATCTACTCGGATGCTGTTGA
- the hexb gene encoding beta-hexosaminidase subunit beta codes for MLASLSVFLFLIVSSCLGGHWQDPLADEGLPRDREPSKWGSLWPLPQRVNTFDVAFKLAADSFEIFDGKESSAGSSCNLLQNAYRRYYKYIFGGIKTKRPPQDKWTDFLQLNGLQVLITNPESDCDLYPSVKSDESYELLVDHPFAILKAPKVWGALHGLETFSQLVYEDEFGTKCVNWSEISDFPRFGHRGLLLDTSRHFIPVKVILANLETMAMNKFNVFHWHIVDDPSFPYMSKTFPDLSRKGAFHPYTHVYTPSDVKMIIEFARLRGIRVIPEFDTPGHTQSWGKGQEDLLTACFAGSKPSNSFGPVNPIFNSTYDFMSRLFQEIASVFPDDYLHLGGDEVDFTCWKSNPDIQTFMEQQGFGKNYSKLESFYIQKLLDIVASTKKGYIIWQEVFDNGVELKADTVVHVWMGGADFGPEMHNVTASGFTAILSSPWYLDYISYGQDWIKYYKVEPLSFNGTETQKKLVIGGEACLWGEYVDATNLTPRLWPRASAVAERLWSANNVTDLNDAYNRLFLHRCRMVERGIAAEPLFTGYCPHEYKGI; via the exons ATGTTAGCATCGCTGAGCGTTTTCCTCTTTCTGATAGTCTCGTCCTGCCTTGGGGGACACTGGCAGGACCCCTTGGCCGACGAGGGGCTTCCTCGGGACCGGGAGCCTTCCAAATGGGGGTCTTTGTGGCCGCTACCCCAACGAGTGAACACGTTCGATGTGGCGTTCAAGTTAGCCGCTGACAGTTTTGAAATCTTCGACGGCAAAGAGTCGTCTGCAGGCTCGAGCTGTAACCTTCTACAGAACGCATACAGAAG GTACTACAAGTACATATTTGGTGGCATTAAAACAAAACGGCCACCGCAAGACAAGTGGACTGACTTCCTTCAACTGAATGGTCTGCAGGTCTTGATCACAAACCCGGAATCTGATTGTGATCTGTACCCCAGTGTGAAGTCTGACGAGTCAT ATGAACTGTTGGTGGATCATCCTTTTGCCATCTTGAAAGCACCAAAAGTTTGGGGCGCCCTGCATG GTCTGGAAACGTTCAGTCAGCTGGTGTACGAGGATGAATTCGGCACT AAATGCGTCAACTGGAGCGAAATCAGTGATTTCCCCCGATTTGGGCACCGAGGCCTCTTGCTGGACACCTCAAGACACTTTATTCCTGTCAAAGTTATTCTGGCTAATCTG GAAACCATGGCAATGAACAAATTTAATGTCTTCCACTGGCACATCGTCGACGATCCGTCCTTTCCGTACATGAGCAAGACGTTCCCAGACCTCAGTCGGAAG GGCGCATTCCACCCCTACACGCACGTGTACACGCCATCTGACGTGAAGATGATCATCGAGTTCGCTCGCCTGCGAGGCATCCGAGTCATCCCGGAGTTTGACACCCCGGGTCACACGCAGTCTTGGGGCAAAG GACAGGAAGATCTTCTGACGGCGTGCTTCGCCGGCTCCAAGCCGTCGAACAGCTTCGGTCCGGTCAACCCCATCTTCAACTCCACCTACGACTTCATGAGCCGCCTGTTCCAGGAGATCGCTTCTGTCTTCCCAGACGACTACCTTCACCTGGGCGGCGATGAGGTGGACTTCACCTGTTG GAAGAGCAATCCTGATATCCAGACGTTCATGGAGCAGCAGGGCTTTGGCAAAAACTACAGCAAACTGGAGTCTTTCTACATTCAAAA ACTTTTGGACATTGTGGCGTCCACAAAGAAGGGCTATATCATCTGGCAAGAGGTTTTCGACAATGGTGTGGag CTCAAAGCGGACACCGTAGTCCACGTGTGGATGGGCGGCGCAGACTTTGGCCCGGAAATGCACAACGTGACGGCGAGCGGATTCACCGCCATTCTCTCGTCACCCTGGTACCTAGATTACATTAGCTACGGCCAGGACTGGATcaagtactacaaagtggaacCGCTCAGCTTCAACG GAACTGAAACGCAGAAGAAGCTGGTGATCGGCGGAGAAGCCTGCTTGTGGGGGGAGTACGTGGACGCCACCAATCTTACACCGCGGCTCTG GCCTCGCGCTAGCGCCGTGGCCGAGCGTCTGTGGAGCGCCAACAACGTGACGGACCTCAACGACGCGTACAACAGGCTGTTTTTGCACCGCTGTCGTATGGTGGA GCGCGGGATCGCCGCCGAACCGTTGTTTACCGGCTACTGCCCGCACGAGTACAAGGGAATCTAA
- the enc1 gene encoding ectoderm-neural cortex protein 1: MKMSVCVHENRKSRASTGSTNIYLFHKSSYADSVLMHLNSLRQQRLFTDVLLHAGSRSFPCHRAVLAACSRYFEAMFSGGLRESQASEVNFNDSVHPEVLELLLDYAYTSRVVINEENAESLLEAGDMLEFQDIRDACAEFLERNLHPSNCLGMLLLSDAHQCTKLSELSWSTCLSNFPAICKTEDFLQLPKDMVVQLLSHEELETEDERLVYEAALNWINYDLERRHCELPELLGTVRLALLPAIFLMENVSTEHLINAQAGSKELVDQAIRCKLRILQNDGVVNSQCARPRKTSHALFLLGGQTFMCDKLYLVDQKAKEIIPKADIPSPRKEFSACAIACKVYITGGRGSENGVSKDVWVYDTLQEEWSKAAPMLIARFGHGSAELKHCLYVVGGHTAATGCLPASPSVSLKQVEQFDPAANKWTMVAPLREGVSNAAVVSVKLKLFAFGGTGVTHDKLPKVQCYDPQENRWTVPASCPQPWRYTAAAVLGNQIFVMGGDTEFSACSAYKFSSENYQWTKVGDVTAKRMSCQAVASGNKLYVVGGYFGTQRCKTLDCYDPTSDAWNSITTVPYSLIPTAFVSTWKHLPA; this comes from the coding sequence ATGAAAATGTCGGTGTGCGTCCACGAGAATCGGAAGTCCCGAGCCAGCACCGGCTCCACGAACATCTACCTGTTCCACAAGTCGTCATACGCCGACAGCGTGCTGATGCACCTGAACTCCTTGCGGCAGCAGCGTTTGTTCACCGACGTGCTTCTCCACGCCGGCAGCCGGTCATTCCCTTGCCACCGCGCCGTGTTGGCCGCCTGCAGCCGCTACTTTGAGGCCATGTTCAGCGGCGGGCTACGCGAGAGCCAGGCCAGCGAGGTGAACTTCAACGACTCGGTCCACCCGGAGGTGCTGGAGCTGCTGCTGGACTACGCCTACACTTCCAGGGTGGTCATCAACGAGGAGAACGCCGAGTCGCTGCTGGAGGCCGGGGACATGCTGGAGTTCCAGGACATCCGCGACGCCTGCGCAGAATTCCTGGAGCGGAACCTTCATCCGTCCAACTGCCTGGGCATGCTGCTCCTCTCCGACGCCCACCAGTGCACCAAGCTCTCGGAGCTCTCCTGGAGCACCTGTCTGAGCAACTTCCCCGCCATCTGCAAGACGGAGGACTTCCTCCAACTGCCCAAAGACATGGTGGTGCAGCTTTTGTCCCACGAAGAGCTGGAGACCGAGGACGAGCGTCTGGTCTACGAGGCCGCTCTGAACTGGATCAACTACGACCTGGAGAGGCGCCACTGCGAGCTCCCCGAGCTCCTGGGGACGGTCCGCCTGGCCCTGCTGCCGGCCATCTTCCTCATGGAGAACGTCTCCACCGAGCATCTGATCAACGCCCAGGCCGGGAGCAAGGAGTTGGTGGACCAAGCCATCCGTTGCAAGCTGAGGATCCTGCAGAACGACGGTGTGGTCAACAGCCAGTGCGCCCGGCCCCGCAAGACCAGCCACGCCCTCTTCCTCCTCGGGGGCCAGACCTTCATGTGCGACAAGTTGTACCTGGTGGATCAGAAGGCCAAGGAGATCATTCCCAAAGCCGACATCCCCAGCCCGCGGAAGGAATTCAGCGCCTGCGCCATCGCCTGCAAGGTGTACATCACGGGCGGGCGGGGCTCCGAGAACGGCGTCTCCAAAGACGTGTGGGTCTACGACACGCTCCAGGAGGAGTGGTCCAAAGCGGCGCCCATGCTCATCGCCAGGTTCGGCCACGGCTCGGCCGAACTCAAGCACTGCCTCTACGTGGTGGGCGGTCACACGGCGGCCACCGGCTGCCTGCCGGCCTCGCCGTCCGTCTCGCTCAAGCAGGTGGAGCAGTTTGACCCGGCGGCCAACAAGTGGACCATGGTGGCGCCCCTGAGGGAGGGCGTGAGCAACGCGGCGGTGGTCAGCGTCAAGCTCAAGCTCTTCGCCTTCGGGGGGACCGGCGTCACCCACGACAAGCTCCCCAAGGTGCAGTGCTACGACCCCCAGGAGAACCGCTGGACCGTGCCGGCCTCGTGCCCGCAGCCGTGGCGGTACACTGCCGCCGCCGTCCTGGGCAACCAAATCTTCGTCATGGGCGGAGACACAGAGTTCTCGGCCTGCTCCGCCTACAAGTTCAGCAGCGAGAACTACCAGTGGACCAAAGTCGGAGACGTGACGGCCAAGCGCATGAGCTGCCAGGCGGTGGCGTCTGGGAACAAACTCTACGTGGTGGGGGGATACTTTGGCACGCAACGCTGCAAAACCTTGGACTGCTACGACCCCACGTCGGACGCGTGGAACAGCATCACCACGGTGCCCTACTCGCTCATTCCCACCGCCTTTGTCAGCACTTGGAAACATCTGCCTGCCTGA